From a single Deltaproteobacteria bacterium genomic region:
- a CDS encoding XTP/dITP diphosphatase — MTLERVRIATGNQGKLREFRELLTPLGIEVLSMKELGDIEIVEDGETFEANAIKKAQTIADLTGEAVLADDSGIAVDHLNGAPGVYSARYAGAEGNAQDEANNTKLLNVMQDVPDGERQARFVCALALCRPGHSPVTFEETFEGSIGYENKGDNGFGYDSIFVVEGETRHSAELSPDEKNAISHRGKALRLLMNWLRENQE; from the coding sequence ATGACTTTAGAGCGTGTGCGCATCGCCACTGGCAACCAAGGCAAACTGCGAGAGTTCCGCGAGCTCTTAACCCCGCTGGGCATTGAAGTGCTTAGTATGAAAGAGCTTGGGGACATTGAAATCGTAGAAGACGGCGAGACCTTTGAGGCCAACGCCATCAAAAAGGCTCAGACCATCGCCGACCTTACCGGCGAAGCCGTGCTGGCCGATGACTCTGGTATTGCAGTGGACCACCTCAACGGCGCCCCTGGCGTCTACAGTGCCCGCTACGCAGGTGCTGAAGGCAACGCGCAAGACGAGGCCAACAATACTAAGCTTTTAAATGTGATGCAGGATGTCCCTGACGGAGAACGTCAAGCGCGCTTTGTTTGCGCATTGGCTCTCTGTCGACCTGGGCACTCTCCGGTCACCTTCGAAGAAACCTTTGAAGGAAGTATTGGCTACGAGAACAAAGGCGACAACGGTTTTGGTTACGATTCAATTTTTGTCGTAGAAGGTGAAACCCGCCACTCTGCAGAACTCAGTCCTGACGAAAAAAATGCCATCAGCCATCGCGGTAAGGCACTTCGTCTCCTTATGAACTGGTTACGCGAAAACCAAGAGTAG
- a CDS encoding CPBP family intramembrane metalloprotease → MMGGGQSQGQLDASVLDRIFIGELDVNSVVEETEYGAQITLGEHPHYSKHLKLARVSAALSRLRDPELVADQTPQFTFDLDESPFSEVLFKLFQDHETGFLVVTHEGRRRTIALSAGLPIASNSNLKSEQLGQFLIQKGLISANRAEHLTGVCARESRSLGWGLLSLELIDLPKLMELVQQHARLKILPAFSWTEGTVEFYRDKRGALLPPIINLSFMDMVRAGVWRTLPTDLPSVEKIVGKLLQVQAPLVANTASGAIIWELTELERQLLDETQESCAVPKLLENYRSSAEKSEVLRALFTMTQMGLLKFDASYKPCLKIGLNPLAYQHRSRNEQDVAASQIQEYKLRKTLEDEGRHLFLSHDYRGAAEKFQRLADRQEQATDALGYLAVCTLLINPSRHGKRALELAHQAVSIAEGNALAHAALARIHQEMGKTNLAKRHEKRALVLSEHNPEWLAEIHVLLDTAARVRQEEAEEPMSLAPLLIFASTMIFALFFLSNIVGLGNQEYYYQSSDPFFFYRRVGLLVAGIAGLSLYYRQNPWSALKNLNFRTPLHYVLIALVWGILVGLQSPSQRISGNLYEVFALTMLHVLAEEIFFRGFITRILSERLEEFGLALLGSGLIYGVYHITYQSFWFDTEFWMKWYWMGAITAFAGIPYAWLYIKSKSILAPFIAHLMVSLTMMWMSMGIQL, encoded by the coding sequence ATGATGGGTGGCGGACAATCCCAAGGACAACTCGATGCTTCGGTGCTCGACCGCATCTTTATCGGTGAGCTCGATGTAAACAGTGTTGTTGAAGAAACCGAGTACGGCGCGCAAATTACCCTCGGGGAGCACCCGCACTATTCCAAGCACCTCAAGCTCGCGCGGGTATCTGCTGCTCTTTCACGGTTACGAGACCCAGAGCTGGTGGCCGACCAAACGCCGCAATTTACTTTCGACTTAGATGAATCACCTTTTTCAGAAGTACTCTTTAAACTCTTCCAAGATCACGAAACGGGTTTTTTGGTCGTTACCCATGAAGGCCGCCGCAGAACCATTGCTTTATCCGCGGGCCTGCCCATTGCTTCGAATTCAAACTTAAAAAGCGAGCAGCTGGGACAATTTCTCATTCAAAAGGGTCTGATCTCAGCAAACCGGGCTGAGCATCTCACCGGCGTCTGTGCACGTGAGTCTCGCTCTTTGGGCTGGGGCCTCCTATCGCTGGAACTCATTGACTTACCCAAGCTCATGGAACTCGTTCAACAACACGCCCGACTGAAAATTCTCCCAGCCTTTAGTTGGACGGAAGGAACCGTTGAGTTTTATCGAGACAAACGCGGTGCCCTGCTGCCTCCTATTATCAACCTCTCATTCATGGACATGGTGAGGGCCGGCGTTTGGCGTACCTTACCAACCGACCTACCCAGCGTTGAGAAAATCGTTGGCAAGCTTCTTCAAGTTCAGGCGCCCTTGGTGGCCAATACTGCCAGCGGAGCCATTATCTGGGAGCTCACAGAGTTAGAGCGTCAGCTTCTAGACGAGACCCAGGAAAGCTGCGCGGTTCCGAAACTACTTGAAAACTATCGTAGCTCAGCTGAAAAATCCGAAGTCCTACGCGCACTTTTCACCATGACGCAGATGGGGCTCTTGAAATTTGATGCAAGTTACAAACCCTGCCTGAAAATCGGCTTAAACCCGCTGGCCTATCAGCATCGCTCCCGCAATGAACAGGATGTCGCAGCTTCACAAATCCAAGAATACAAACTCCGTAAAACCCTTGAAGATGAGGGACGTCACCTCTTTCTCAGCCACGACTACCGCGGTGCTGCTGAAAAATTTCAACGTTTAGCTGATCGCCAAGAACAAGCTACCGATGCCTTGGGGTACCTCGCAGTCTGTACGCTGCTCATCAATCCAAGCCGTCACGGTAAACGTGCACTCGAGCTTGCTCATCAGGCGGTGAGTATCGCCGAGGGCAATGCATTGGCCCACGCCGCATTGGCTCGAATTCATCAGGAAATGGGCAAAACCAATCTTGCCAAGCGCCACGAAAAAAGAGCTTTGGTCCTAAGCGAACATAACCCAGAATGGCTCGCTGAAATTCACGTTTTACTCGACACAGCTGCACGGGTTCGACAAGAAGAAGCCGAGGAGCCAATGAGCTTGGCACCGCTTCTCATCTTTGCGTCGACAATGATTTTCGCCCTTTTCTTTCTCTCGAATATCGTCGGCTTAGGTAATCAAGAATATTACTACCAAAGCAGCGACCCCTTCTTCTTCTATCGGCGAGTCGGTCTCCTGGTTGCAGGCATCGCAGGGCTATCGCTCTACTATCGGCAAAATCCATGGTCGGCCCTGAAAAATCTGAACTTTCGAACTCCGCTGCATTATGTACTGATTGCACTCGTGTGGGGCATCCTTGTTGGCCTTCAATCGCCCTCACAGCGTATCTCCGGGAACCTCTATGAAGTGTTTGCCCTCACCATGCTTCATGTACTGGCCGAGGAAATATTTTTCCGTGGATTTATCACCCGTATTCTTTCAGAGAGACTTGAAGAGTTTGGCTTGGCACTCTTGGGCAGCGGCCTCATCTATGGGGTCTACCACATCACCTACCAGTCCTTTTGGTTTGATACCGAATTCTGGATGAAATGGTATTGGATGGGCGCCATCACCGCCTTTGCTGGCATTCCCTACGCTTGGCTCTACATCAAGTCCAAAAGCATTCTCGCGCCCTTTATCGCCCACTTGATGGTCAGCCTGACCATGATGTGGATGTCTATGGGTATTCAGCTTTAA
- the folA gene encoding type 3 dihydrofolate reductase encodes MKVSLIAAMARDRVIGKDNDMPWHLPADLKHFKSLTVGKPVIMGRKTLASMGNRPLPKRLNIVLSRQKDFVAEGCTVVHSLEAALKAAGPCEEAIIMGGATLYEAALEKADTMYLTFIDAAIEGDTYFPEWGEETWHESARERREPDEKNVYALDFVTFTRC; translated from the coding sequence ATGAAAGTCAGTTTGATTGCCGCAATGGCCCGGGACCGTGTGATCGGCAAAGACAACGATATGCCTTGGCACCTACCAGCTGATCTAAAGCATTTTAAGTCCCTTACCGTTGGTAAACCCGTTATCATGGGCCGTAAAACCTTGGCTTCAATGGGCAATAGGCCACTGCCCAAGCGTCTCAACATTGTTCTGAGTCGGCAAAAGGATTTTGTGGCCGAGGGCTGCACAGTCGTTCACAGTTTGGAAGCGGCGCTCAAAGCCGCGGGTCCTTGTGAAGAAGCTATCATTATGGGCGGGGCAACGCTTTATGAGGCAGCGCTCGAAAAAGCGGATACGATGTACCTTACGTTTATTGATGCGGCCATTGAAGGTGACACTTACTTTCCTGAGTGGGGCGAAGAAACATGGCATGAATCAGCCAGAGAGCGCCGCGAGCCAGACGAGAAAAATGTCTACGCGCTTGATTTTGTGACCTTCACCCGCTGCTAG
- the rph gene encoding ribonuclease PH, which translates to MPRRPFDQVRPVAITPHFIDHPEGSCLIEAGDTKVICTATVDERVPKWMSGSGKGWVTAEYDMLPRATNSRKGRDSHRGKINGRTQEIGRLIGRALRSVVDMEAMGEFMITVDCDVIQADGGTRTASITGGYVALAIAIKNLIDDGKIKTNPLKDHIAAISVGIINGEPVLDLDYSLDSRADVDMNIVMTGAGGLAKVQGTAEGNTFSRDEMNTMLDLAFGCNASLVDLQKRAIETPLSENHVRVTL; encoded by the coding sequence ATGCCAAGAAGACCATTTGATCAAGTCCGCCCCGTAGCTATCACCCCTCACTTCATCGACCACCCTGAAGGCTCGTGCCTGATTGAAGCTGGCGATACCAAAGTGATCTGCACCGCCACCGTTGACGAGCGCGTCCCTAAATGGATGTCAGGTTCTGGCAAAGGTTGGGTGACGGCAGAGTACGATATGCTCCCTCGCGCAACCAACAGCCGTAAAGGCCGCGACTCCCACCGCGGTAAAATCAACGGCCGCACCCAAGAAATCGGTCGGCTCATCGGACGTGCTCTGCGCTCAGTGGTCGATATGGAAGCCATGGGAGAGTTCATGATCACGGTCGACTGCGATGTTATCCAAGCCGACGGCGGTACTCGCACTGCATCCATCACCGGTGGGTATGTTGCGCTGGCGATTGCCATCAAGAACCTTATCGATGACGGAAAAATTAAGACCAATCCTCTTAAGGACCATATCGCAGCCATCAGCGTTGGGATTATCAACGGTGAACCTGTACTCGATTTGGACTACAGCCTCGATTCCCGAGCCGATGTCGATATGAATATCGTTATGACCGGCGCCGGTGGTCTTGCCAAGGTTCAAGGTACTGCCGAAGGTAATACATTCAGCCGCGACGAGATGAATACCATGCTCGATCTTGCTTTTGGATGTAACGCAAGCCTCGTCGACCTTCAGAAACGCGCCATCGAAACGCCGCTTTCAGAAAACCACGTCCGAGTAACACTCTAA
- a CDS encoding N-acetylmuramoyl-L-alanine amidase, which produces MGIVLIIAHLSLSASPLVVIDPGHGGAQDGAVGICGIKEKDAVLAISKKAQALINQTGTIRAELTRSTDVDIPLAQRPIIANQRRADLFVSVHANSSPSERSNGVETFFLSRKASDQYAMSLAARENGTHHAKATQPQDALGEILGKLKHQKNHQSSQQFAFQLQRTLSTSIQARNRGVLQAPFMVLKATKMPAILVEVGFLTNEKECPKLGQDEHLTQIAKGLAQGIILQVQRQKTRPHARASVHTQSPGNH; this is translated from the coding sequence ATGGGTATTGTTTTAATAATCGCGCATCTCTCACTCAGTGCTTCTCCCCTGGTCGTCATCGACCCGGGTCACGGCGGCGCCCAAGATGGCGCGGTGGGTATCTGCGGCATCAAAGAGAAAGACGCAGTACTTGCCATCAGCAAGAAAGCACAGGCTCTAATCAACCAAACGGGGACGATTCGGGCTGAATTGACACGCTCGACCGATGTAGACATTCCCCTGGCTCAGCGGCCCATCATTGCCAATCAACGCCGCGCTGATCTTTTCGTATCTGTCCACGCCAATTCTTCACCCTCTGAGCGAAGCAACGGCGTCGAGACCTTTTTTCTTTCACGTAAAGCATCAGACCAATACGCCATGTCGTTGGCAGCCCGTGAAAATGGCACTCACCATGCCAAAGCGACTCAACCCCAAGATGCACTTGGGGAAATCCTGGGCAAACTCAAGCACCAAAAAAACCATCAATCCAGTCAGCAATTCGCCTTCCAGCTTCAGCGCACGCTCTCCACGTCTATCCAGGCCCGTAACCGCGGTGTTCTGCAGGCTCCATTCATGGTTCTGAAGGCGACGAAGATGCCCGCAATCCTTGTTGAAGTGGGCTTCCTAACCAACGAAAAAGAGTGTCCGAAACTGGGACAAGACGAGCACCTCACCCAAATAGCCAAGGGGCTTGCTCAAGGTATTATTCTCCAAGTACAGCGCCAAAAAACGCGTCCGCATGCCAGAGCTTCCGTCCATACCCAATCTCCTGGCAACCACTAG
- a CDS encoding MBL fold metallo-hydrolase, whose amino-acid sequence MLWQQRAKLFLALTFGVHLLAGCSSQAPRPSFELQKNIIAVSSEKSTAYLILQPGRAVLINSGSDPKAFEIIESLKKRNRSPNQVLAVFITAAHQDLSAGAGQFKMALTYIGAKDYRSLRGDKHPKALLPKLQARLSPRPIMPHNIAVVQAGDRIDEQGFKIDVIETPGASRGSVMYLFEEVLFTGDGLYLIEGKLSMPSSLGIASRSDLKKSLSRLVRSKFHTIADGRGNTGSIGPKDIAAFIQSLD is encoded by the coding sequence ATGCTCTGGCAGCAACGCGCTAAGCTTTTCTTAGCCCTTACCTTCGGCGTCCACTTACTGGCCGGTTGCTCGTCTCAAGCGCCTCGGCCATCCTTCGAGCTTCAAAAAAACATCATAGCCGTCTCTAGCGAAAAGAGTACCGCTTACCTTATTTTGCAGCCTGGGCGCGCAGTCCTGATCAACAGTGGCAGCGATCCCAAGGCTTTCGAAATCATTGAGAGCTTGAAAAAACGTAATCGCTCGCCCAATCAGGTTCTTGCGGTATTCATCACAGCCGCTCATCAAGATCTCAGTGCCGGGGCTGGACAATTTAAAATGGCTCTCACCTATATTGGTGCCAAGGATTACCGCAGCCTGCGCGGGGACAAGCACCCCAAAGCTCTCCTTCCCAAGCTGCAAGCGCGGCTCAGTCCCCGCCCAATCATGCCCCACAACATTGCCGTGGTTCAGGCAGGCGATAGGATTGACGAACAAGGTTTTAAAATTGACGTGATTGAAACCCCCGGTGCTTCTAGGGGCAGCGTGATGTACCTATTCGAGGAAGTCCTTTTTACGGGCGATGGACTCTACTTGATCGAAGGAAAGCTCTCTATGCCGTCATCTTTAGGCATTGCCTCCCGCTCAGATCTTAAAAAAAGCTTATCGCGGCTGGTCCGGAGTAAATTCCATACGATAGCCGATGGTCGTGGAAATACCGGCTCTATAGGCCCGAAAGACATCGCGGCCTTCATTCAATCACTTGATTAA
- a CDS encoding zinc metallopeptidase: protein MIWAILIAAMFALIYLPSWWAQKVLQEYSAPRIDIRQNGSEFAVSLLRHANIEGVEVKPGAPSQDHYDPIARKISLSPAIHQGRTLTAVVAAAHEVGHAIQHAQGYWLIETRTKLVVFAQKFEKVGSVILIAAPFIGLITRNPKVSVVMVTFMLGTVLATTLVHLITLPMELDASFKRAMPYLEQVEYLHEKDLVGARKILKACALTYLAASLRSLLHVGRWLQILRR from the coding sequence ATGATTTGGGCTATTCTAATCGCAGCAATGTTTGCACTGATTTACCTACCTTCCTGGTGGGCGCAAAAAGTACTTCAGGAATACAGTGCGCCGCGCATCGATATCCGTCAAAACGGGTCTGAATTTGCCGTCTCTTTGCTGCGTCATGCCAACATCGAAGGCGTCGAAGTCAAGCCAGGAGCACCTTCCCAAGATCACTACGATCCCATCGCCCGTAAGATTTCTCTAAGCCCCGCGATCCATCAAGGTCGAACACTCACAGCTGTGGTGGCGGCGGCTCACGAAGTTGGCCATGCCATCCAACATGCCCAAGGCTATTGGCTTATTGAAACCCGCACCAAACTTGTGGTGTTTGCACAAAAATTCGAGAAAGTGGGCTCAGTCATACTCATCGCAGCGCCATTTATCGGTCTTATTACCCGCAACCCAAAGGTATCCGTGGTCATGGTTACCTTTATGCTTGGCACGGTACTGGCAACCACACTGGTCCACTTGATCACGTTACCCATGGAGCTCGATGCCAGCTTCAAGCGGGCCATGCCTTACCTGGAACAAGTTGAATATCTTCACGAAAAAGACCTCGTGGGCGCGCGTAAGATACTCAAAGCCTGTGCTCTGACTTATCTAGCAGCTTCCCTGCGGTCACTCTTACATGTTGGTCGGTGGTTACAGATTCTTCGGCGCTAG
- a CDS encoding thymidylate synthase, which yields MKQYLELMEHIKANGTKKEDRTGTGTLSVFGHQMRFSLADGFPAVTTKKLHFRSIIHELLWFLNGDTNIKYLNDNKVTIWDEWASPEGDLGPVYGAQWRSWPGPGGESFDQLKDIIAQIKSNPDSRRLLVSAWNVAQLPSMALYPCHVMFQFYVADGKLSCQLYQRSADVFLGVPFNIASYAILTHMVAQVCNLEVGDFVHTFGDAHLYLNHLEQTELQLSRDTMKLSRLWLNPDIKEIDGFSYDDIKVQDYECHPTIKAPIAI from the coding sequence ATGAAGCAGTATCTAGAATTGATGGAGCATATTAAAGCCAACGGTACCAAAAAAGAGGACCGTACGGGAACCGGTACACTGAGCGTGTTTGGCCATCAGATGCGATTCAGTCTGGCGGATGGCTTTCCGGCAGTGACCACCAAAAAGCTTCATTTTCGCTCGATTATTCATGAGCTCTTGTGGTTTCTCAATGGCGACACCAATATCAAATATTTAAATGATAATAAGGTGACCATTTGGGATGAATGGGCAAGCCCTGAGGGAGATCTTGGACCTGTTTATGGTGCGCAGTGGCGCTCTTGGCCAGGGCCGGGTGGAGAGTCCTTTGACCAGCTCAAAGATATTATTGCCCAAATTAAGAGCAATCCCGATTCTCGCCGGCTGCTGGTCAGCGCGTGGAATGTGGCGCAGTTACCGAGCATGGCGCTTTACCCATGCCATGTGATGTTTCAGTTTTATGTGGCCGACGGCAAGTTATCTTGCCAGCTTTATCAGCGCAGCGCAGATGTGTTTCTTGGGGTGCCATTTAACATCGCCTCTTACGCAATTCTGACTCATATGGTGGCGCAGGTATGCAATCTGGAAGTAGGAGACTTTGTTCATACCTTTGGTGATGCACATCTCTACTTAAATCACCTAGAGCAAACAGAGCTGCAGCTTTCACGCGATACCATGAAGCTAAGCCGTCTTTGGCTTAATCCTGATATTAAAGAAATTGATGGCTTCAGCTACGATGACATCAAGGTTCAAGATTACGAGTGTCACCCAACGATCAAAGCACCCATCGCAATATGA